In Quercus robur chromosome 11, dhQueRobu3.1, whole genome shotgun sequence, the following proteins share a genomic window:
- the LOC126705018 gene encoding uncharacterized protein LOC126705018 encodes MTCEPIFRLLKKEVSTVWNEQCQEAFEKIKNYLKKRPVPPVLEKPLLLYLTTTDTTMGALLAQYLEDTRKENAIYYISKKMLPYEEKYSPLEKTRVAFVWQPVNSNIICLLTRFC; translated from the coding sequence ATGACATGTGAACCAATCTTTCGACTGCTCAAGAAGGAGGTCTCAACAGTGTGGAATGAACAATGCCAAGAAGCTTTTGAGAAGATCAAGAATTATTTGAAGAAACGACCAGTCCCACCAGTTCTTGAAAAGCCATTGTTGTTGTATCTTACTACCACAGATACAACAATGGGGGCTTTACTTGCTCAATACCTAGAGGACACTAGAAAGGAGAATGCAATTTACTACATCAGCAAGAAGATGTTGCCTTACGAAGAGAAGTATTCACCATTAGAAAAGACACGTGTAGCATTTGTATGGCAACCCGTAAACTCAAACATTATATGCTTGCTTACAAGGTTTTGTTGA